CGTCGAGCAGGTCCCTGAATACGAGCCCGGCCAGCGGAAGCGACCGCACCGACTGTGGGACGACGGCCACCCCGAGGCCGGCGGCCACGAGCGAGAGCAGCACCGCGGTGCCGGGCGCCTCGTGCTCGCGGTGCGGGACGAAGCCGGCCGCACGGCAGCTGCGGATGACGGCGCCGTTGACCGCGGAGTCGCGGCTGCCGTAGGCGATGAACGGCTCGACCCGCAGATCGGACAGCGAGACCACGGGTTCGACGGCAAGCCGGTGGTCGACCGAGACAGCGAGTACGAGGGGCTCGACCTCGATGGTGCGAAGTTCGATGTCCTGACCCACCGCCGGCGGTCGTAGCACCCCGAGATCCAGTGCGCCGGTACGCAATCCGTCACACTGCTCGGGCGTCAGCAGGTCCGCCCGGATCTGGAGTGCGACGTCGGGGAGTTCCCGCTTGACCACTCTGGCGATGCGGGGCAGGTGCGAAAACGCAGCGGTGCCGGTCAGCCCCAGCCTGATCAGCCCGCTGCGTCCGGCCGCGATGCGTCGTACCCCTCGAACGGCATCGTCGACCCCCGCGAGAATCCGCGCCGCCTCGGCCTGCAGGAACTCCCCGGCCGCGGTGAGCGCCACCTGGCGGGTGGTCCGGTTGAACAGCGTGACGTCGAGCTCGCCTTCGAGTTGGCGGATTGCGTACGACAGCGCCGGCTGGGCGACGTGCAGCTGATCGGCGGCCCGGCCGAAGTGGCAGGTCTCGGCGACGGCGGCGAAGTACCGCAGATGTCGAAGCTCCATGGGTCACTCGCCTCCGTGAATCACAGCCCCCAGTCCGGTGTGACCGGTGCCACGACCCAGCGTATGACCGCAATACATACAGAACAAGGACACAGTTTTGGTCTATTAATGGAATTCATTCATCAATAGCTGCCTAGGTCAGGACTAGGCATGCGCCTGGTGTGACCACCGCCACATGATGCGAGTGTGCAAGGAACACGTCACATGGAGGCACCGATGAGCGCACCGCCAGTCGAACACCACAATCACCTCGCCACTGTTCTCGCCGATGCGGTGATCGACGACCGCGCGGCCGGGATCTACCGCACCAACCGGCGGATCTTCACCGACGAGGACATCTTCGAGCTCGAGATGAAGCACCTCTTCGAGGGCAACTGGATCTACCTCGCCCACGAGAGCCAGGTGGCCGAGCCGGGTGACTACTTCACCACCTACATGGGACGTCAGCCGGTGGTCATCACCCGGGACAAGGCCGGCGAGCTTCACCTTCTCATCAATGCCTGCGCGCACCGCGGAGCGATGGTGTGCCGGCGCAAGACCGACAACCGGATGACGCTCACCTGCCCCTTCCACGGGTGGACCTTCCGCAACGACGGCACGCTACTCAAGGTGAAGGACCCCGACGGCGCCGGCTACCCGGCGACGTTCGACGTCGGCGGTTCCCACAACATGACCAGAGTCGCCCGGTTCGACAGCTACCGCGGCTTCCTGTTCGGCAGCCTCAACCCGGACGTGACGTCGCTCGAAGACCACCTCGGTGACACCACGAAGGTCATCGACATGCTCGTCGACCAGTCCCCCGACGGACTCGAGGTGCTGCGCGGGTCGTCGACCTATACCTACGACGGCAACTGGAAAGTGCAGGCGGAGAACGGCGCCGACGGGTACCACGTCACCGCGACGCACTGGAACTACGCCGCGACCACCTCGCGACGCACCACCGGTGAATCCGCCAACGACACCAAGGCGCTCGACGCGGGGAGCTGGGGCAAGTCCGGTGGCGGCTACTGGTCCTATCCCAACGGCCACCTGTGCCTGTGGACCTGGGCGGCCAACCCCGAGGATCGGCCGCTATGGGGCCGGCTCGACGAGCTCAAGAGTGCGCACGGCACCGCCAAGGGCGAGTTCATGGTGAAGGGTTCGCGCAACCTGTGCCTGTACCCGAACGTCTATCTGATGGACCAGTTCTCGACGCAGATCCGGCACTTCCGGCCGATCGCGCCGGACAAGACCGAGGTCACCATCTACTGCATCGCACCGAAGGGTGAGAGCGCCGGCGCCCGCTCCCGGCGCATCCGCCAGTACGAGGACTTCTTCAACGCCTCGGGTATGGCCACCCCGGACGACCTCGAAGAGTTCCGCTCCTGCCAGCTGACCTACCAGGCCGCCGCCGCCCCCTGGAACGACATGAGTCGCGGTGCCCAGCACTGGCTTTCGGGACCCGACGAGGTCGCCGAATCGCTGGGCATGCACGGCGTCATCTCCGCCGGGGTGCGCAACGAGGACGAGGGCCTCTACCCCGTCCAGCACAGTTACTGGCTGCAGACCATGCGCGCG
Above is a window of Mycolicibacterium baixiangningiae DNA encoding:
- a CDS encoding LysR substrate-binding domain-containing protein: MELRHLRYFAAVAETCHFGRAADQLHVAQPALSYAIRQLEGELDVTLFNRTTRQVALTAAGEFLQAEAARILAGVDDAVRGVRRIAAGRSGLIRLGLTGTAAFSHLPRIARVVKRELPDVALQIRADLLTPEQCDGLRTGALDLGVLRPPAVGQDIELRTIEVEPLVLAVSVDHRLAVEPVVSLSDLRVEPFIAYGSRDSAVNGAVIRSCRAAGFVPHREHEAPGTAVLLSLVAAGLGVAVVPQSVRSLPLAGLVFRDLLDAQTIELALAWRSGADNPLVDAVVGVLDAALLADAIPEALPTGGSL
- the benA gene encoding benzoate 1,2-dioxygenase large subunit translates to MSAPPVEHHNHLATVLADAVIDDRAAGIYRTNRRIFTDEDIFELEMKHLFEGNWIYLAHESQVAEPGDYFTTYMGRQPVVITRDKAGELHLLINACAHRGAMVCRRKTDNRMTLTCPFHGWTFRNDGTLLKVKDPDGAGYPATFDVGGSHNMTRVARFDSYRGFLFGSLNPDVTSLEDHLGDTTKVIDMLVDQSPDGLEVLRGSSTYTYDGNWKVQAENGADGYHVTATHWNYAATTSRRTTGESANDTKALDAGSWGKSGGGYWSYPNGHLCLWTWAANPEDRPLWGRLDELKSAHGTAKGEFMVKGSRNLCLYPNVYLMDQFSTQIRHFRPIAPDKTEVTIYCIAPKGESAGARSRRIRQYEDFFNASGMATPDDLEEFRSCQLTYQAAAAPWNDMSRGAQHWLSGPDEVAESLGMHGVISAGVRNEDEGLYPVQHSYWLQTMRAALAQTETGSEK